The following are from one region of the Syngnathus acus chromosome 19, fSynAcu1.2, whole genome shotgun sequence genome:
- the fbxl15 gene encoding F-box/LRR-repeat protein 15 isoform X1 — MEDEVENTTRCRLLTLPWEDVLVAHILSYLPLRQLVALQRVSKEFHTLIRLFFAKSTSLELVGPCVPKEAFCSLVKDNTGLLKLSLESCSSWLTDEELLPVISRNRRLLTVGLSDCVGLTRHSLGALSLTCLHLRHLAVARCEFVDGPSLRSLADHFGELRSLDLSGCCRLKDDSICYLAKKCVRLAFLSLAVNESITGEAVEEVAKNCRGLEHLDLSCCLRVRDHAIRTVAEYCPKLQSLKVKHCRHVTESSLEPLRKRNVLVDIPPPPGSLSLVVHSGPYVNIQQRLKIFLGKSFLNQSGLFHLWI; from the exons ATGGAAGACGAGGTAGAAAACACAAC CAGGTGTCGCCTTTTGACGTTACCATGGGAGGACGTACTGGTTGCACATATTTTATCCTATTTACCTTTGAGACAGCTTGTGGCCTTGCAAAGAGTGAGCAAGGAATTCCACACGCTCATTCGACTCTTCTTTGCCAAAAGCACGAGTCTTGAGCTA GTTGGACCTTGCGTTCCAAAGGAGGCCTTTTGCTCTCTGGTGAAGGACAACACCGGTCTCCTCAAGCTGTCACTTGAGAGCTGCTCCTCCTGGCTGACTGACGAAGAGCTGCTCCCCGTGATCAGCCGGAACCGGCGTCTGCTGACAGTGGGCTTGAGCGACTGCGTGGGCCTTACCCGCCACTCACTGGGGGCATTGTCTTTGACTTGCTTACACCTACGGCACCTCGCTGTGGCCCGCTGCGAATTCGTGGATGGCCCGTCCCTGCGCAGCCTGGCCGACCACTTCGGGGAGTTGCGCTCGCTCGACCTCAGCGGCTGCTGCCGGCTGAAGGATGACTCCATCTGCTACCTGGCCAAGAAGTGTGTGCGGTTAGCCTTTCTGTCTTTGGCTGTCAATGAAAGTATCACAGGTGAGGCAGTGGAGGAGGTCGCCAAAAACTGCAGGGGCCTCGAGCATCTGGATCTGAGTTGCTGCCTGCGGGTTAGGGACCATGCAATCag GACAGTTGCTGAATACTGCCCCAAGCTGCAGTCCTTGAAGGTGAAACACTGCCGCCATGTAACCGAGTCCAGCCTGGAGCCTCTACGCAAGCGCAACGTGCTTGTGGACATTCCTCCGCCACCTGGGAGCCTTTCGCTCGTTGTGCACTCTGGCCCTTATGTCAATATTCAG CAGCGGCTAAAGATCTTCCTGGGAAAGAGCTTCCTGAATCAGAGTGGTCTTTTTCACCTCTGGATTTGA
- the fbxl15 gene encoding F-box/LRR-repeat protein 15 isoform X2, translating to MEDEVENTTCRLLTLPWEDVLVAHILSYLPLRQLVALQRVSKEFHTLIRLFFAKSTSLELVGPCVPKEAFCSLVKDNTGLLKLSLESCSSWLTDEELLPVISRNRRLLTVGLSDCVGLTRHSLGALSLTCLHLRHLAVARCEFVDGPSLRSLADHFGELRSLDLSGCCRLKDDSICYLAKKCVRLAFLSLAVNESITGEAVEEVAKNCRGLEHLDLSCCLRVRDHAIRTVAEYCPKLQSLKVKHCRHVTESSLEPLRKRNVLVDIPPPPGSLSLVVHSGPYVNIQQRLKIFLGKSFLNQSGLFHLWI from the exons ATGGAAGACGAGGTAGAAAACACAAC GTGTCGCCTTTTGACGTTACCATGGGAGGACGTACTGGTTGCACATATTTTATCCTATTTACCTTTGAGACAGCTTGTGGCCTTGCAAAGAGTGAGCAAGGAATTCCACACGCTCATTCGACTCTTCTTTGCCAAAAGCACGAGTCTTGAGCTA GTTGGACCTTGCGTTCCAAAGGAGGCCTTTTGCTCTCTGGTGAAGGACAACACCGGTCTCCTCAAGCTGTCACTTGAGAGCTGCTCCTCCTGGCTGACTGACGAAGAGCTGCTCCCCGTGATCAGCCGGAACCGGCGTCTGCTGACAGTGGGCTTGAGCGACTGCGTGGGCCTTACCCGCCACTCACTGGGGGCATTGTCTTTGACTTGCTTACACCTACGGCACCTCGCTGTGGCCCGCTGCGAATTCGTGGATGGCCCGTCCCTGCGCAGCCTGGCCGACCACTTCGGGGAGTTGCGCTCGCTCGACCTCAGCGGCTGCTGCCGGCTGAAGGATGACTCCATCTGCTACCTGGCCAAGAAGTGTGTGCGGTTAGCCTTTCTGTCTTTGGCTGTCAATGAAAGTATCACAGGTGAGGCAGTGGAGGAGGTCGCCAAAAACTGCAGGGGCCTCGAGCATCTGGATCTGAGTTGCTGCCTGCGGGTTAGGGACCATGCAATCag GACAGTTGCTGAATACTGCCCCAAGCTGCAGTCCTTGAAGGTGAAACACTGCCGCCATGTAACCGAGTCCAGCCTGGAGCCTCTACGCAAGCGCAACGTGCTTGTGGACATTCCTCCGCCACCTGGGAGCCTTTCGCTCGTTGTGCACTCTGGCCCTTATGTCAATATTCAG CAGCGGCTAAAGATCTTCCTGGGAAAGAGCTTCCTGAATCAGAGTGGTCTTTTTCACCTCTGGATTTGA